ccccagtgcccccagcatccgcagtgcccccagtacccccagtgtccccagtgcccccagtattCCCAGCCCCAGTGGCCCCAGTGGCCCTAGtgcccccagtacccccagtgtccccagtgcccccagtatccccagccccagtgtccccagtaactccagccccagtgtccccagtgccccctataaccccagcccctctgcccccagtaTCCCTAGCCgcagtgtccccagtgcccccagtaacCCCAGCCCCAGTGGCCCCAGTGCCCCCTGTacccccaatgtccccagtgccccaagcacccccagccccagtggccccagtgcccccagtacccccagttTCTCCCAGCCCTAGTGCGACCAGTGCCCCAGTACCTCCCAGCTCCAAgacccccagtgtccccagtacccccagccccagtgtccccagtgcccccagtatccccagccccaatgtccccagtgttcccagtatccccagccccagtgcccccagtggCCCCAGTACCCACAGTGTCTCCCAGCCCCAGTATgaccagtgcccccagtaaCCCCAGCCCCAGTATAACCAGTGCCCCTAGTACCCCCCAGCTCCAggacccccagtgcccccagtaaccccagccccagtgcccccagtacccccagccccagtgtgaccagccccagtgtccccagtgcccccagtgcccccagtttctcccagccccagtgcccccagtacccccagccccagtgcccccagccccagtgtccccagtgcccccagtgcccccagtttCTCCCAGCCCCAGTGCgaccagtgcccccagtacctcccagcTCCAagacccccagtgcccccagtgtcTCCCAGCCCCAGTGTCACCTCTGTCCCCAgtacccccagccccagtgtgACCAGTGTGGTGCCAGGGGCCCGGCTGGGTGACAGGGGACTGGGAGGGTGACATTGGACCAGTTGGGTGACAGGGGAGCATCCCGTCACCCGGGACCGGCTGGGTGACACAGGACTGTCCTGGTGACAGGGACCGTCCGGGTGACGGGCGGCAGGGGACTGCCTGGGTGACAGGGCCCTGTCTGGGTGACGGGTGACCGTCCGGGtgaccccagtgcccccagtgtccccagagACCCCGGTACCCCCAGTGACAGGGTGACAGGGGACCATCCGGGTGACGGGTGACTGTCCAGGTGACGGGTGAcaggggactggctgggtgACAGGGGGCCGTCCGGGTGCCGGGTGACAGGGGGccggctgggtgctgggtggcaGGGGACAGACTGGGTGACAGGGGGCCGGCCGGGTGACGGTGGCAGGGGACAGACTGGGTGACAGGGGGCTGGCCGGGTGACAGGTGACCGTCTGGGTGACGGGTGACTGTCTGGGTGATGGGTGACTGTCCGGGTGCCGGGTGACAGGGGGCCGACTGGGTGCCGGGTGGCAGGGGACAGACTGGGTGACAGGGGGCTGGCCGGGTGACGGTGACAGGGGACAGACTGGGTGACAGGGGGCTGGCCAGGTGACGGGTGACTGTCCGGGTGACGGGTGACCGTCTGGGTGCCGGGTGACAGGGGACAGACTGGGTGACAGGGGGCTGGCTGGGTGACGGGTGACTGTCCGGGTGACGGGTGACTGTCTGGGTGATGGGTGACCATCTGGGTGCCGGGTGACAGGGGACAGACTGGGTGACACAGGACCGGCTGGGTGACAGGGGGCCGGCCGGGTGACGGTGGCAGGGGACAGACTGGGTGACAGGGCCCTGGCCGGGTGCCGGGGCCCTGTCCGGGTGGGGGTGCGGGTGtcccccccgctgtccccgcgGTCCCCGCTGACCTGCCGGGCCCGCCGCGCGCAGAGCAGGCAGACGGCGCAGAGCAGCGCCTGGGACAGCGCCCGGCCGCCCCCAGCGccggcacccatgggtggggcGGCCTCCCGGCGCCCCGGGCCTGAGGGAACGAGGGGACGTCAGTGCGGGCCAGCGCGGACGCCCCCTCCCCGGTGTCGTCgtcccgccccccccgccgcctccggtTCCCGgtcgtccccccccgccccgttccCGGTACCGGCACTTCCGGCCTCCAGGCGCGGCCACCGAGGCGCGGGCTGGAGCGtcgggcggggcggggcgaaGGGCGGGGCCACGAGCGGCGAGATAGGCGGGGGTGGGCGGGGCGATGGGGTGGGCGGGGCCACGCGAGAAGGGCGGTGGGCGGGGAcaccggcggggcggggcggtgggcggggccgggggctgaaGGCGGGGCTACCGCGCctggccgggggcggcggggcccggggcgggggcgagTGTGCAAGGGGTGGGCGAGGGGTGGGCGAGGGGTGTGAGGGTGTGCAAAGGGCGTGCAAGGGGTGGGCGAGGGGTGTGCGAGGGGTGTGAGGGCGTGTGAGGGGTGTGCGAGGGGTGTGCAAGGTGTGGGCAAGGGGTGTGCAAAGGGTGTGCGAGGGGTGTGCGAGGGGTGTGAGGGCGTGCGAGGGGGCCCCTGTAACTGCTGGGCCCAGCGCCCCTTCCCAGCGGCAGCTCCACTGAGCGGTGGGGGCCCCGCTCGGCTCCGCGCgcactcacactcacactctcacactcacacacactcaCGCTCATGCTCACTCtctcacacactcacacacactcacacactctcacactcacactcacacacacacactcacactctcacacactcacactcacacacactcacacactcacacgcacacactcactcacactcactcacactcacactcactcacactcactcacacactcacacgcacacactcacacacactcactcacacacTCACACGCACACACTCATGCTCATgctcacactcacacacactcacacactcacGCTCATGCTCACACTCTCACCCtctcacacacactcactcacactcacacacacactcacacgcacacactcacacacactcactcacacactcacacgcacacacacacactcactcacactcactcacactcacacactcaTGCTCATgctcacactcacacacactcacacactcacGCTCATGCTCACACTCTCACCCtctcacacacactcactcacactcacacacacactcgctcacacacactcacactcactCTCACACACTCACAcgcacacactcactcacactcacacacactcactcacactcactcacacactcacacgcacacactcacactcactcacacgcacacacacacactcacactcactcacactcacactcacacactcaTGCTCATgctcacactcacacacactcacacactcacGCTCATGCTCACACTCTCACCCtctcacacacactcacacactcactcacactcacacacacactcgctcacacacacactcacactcactCTCACACACTCACacgcacacactcacacacactcactcacactcacacacactcactcacacacTCATGCTCATgctcacactcacacacactcactcacactcacacactcacacacacactcgctcacacacacactcacactcactCTCACACACTCACacgcacacactcacacacactcactcacactcactcccactcccactccctcaggcccctcccctcccccacgtccccactcCCGGCCGGCTCTGTGCCCAGCAAAGCTGCACTGGGCTGTTACTGGGCTGTTACTGGGCCGTTGCTGGTCTGTTACTGGTCTGTTACTGGGCTTACTGGTCTGTTACTGGTCCGTTACTGGTCCGTTCCCGGGCCGTTACTGGTCCGTTACTGGTCCGTTCCCGGGCCGTTCCTGGTCCGTTCCCGGGCCGTTACTGGTCTGTTACTGGTCCGTTACTGGTCCGTTACTGGTCTGTTACTGGTCCGTTCCCGGGCCGTTCCTGGTCCGTTCCCGGGCCGTTACTGGTCCGTTACTGGTCCGTTACTGGTCCGTTCCCGGGCCGTTCCTGGTCTGTTCCCGGGCCGTTACTGGTCCGTTACTGGTCCGTTCCCGGGCCGTTCCTGGTCCGTTCCTGGTCCGTTACTGGTCCGTTACTGGTCTGTTACTGGTCCGTTCCCGGGCCGTTACTGGTCCGTTACTGGTCCGTTACTGGTCCGTTACTGGTCTGTTACTGGTCCGTTCCCGGGCCGTTACTGGTCCGTTACTGGTCCGTTACTGGTCTGTTACTGGTCCGTTCCCGGGCCGTTCCTGGTCCGTTCCTGGTCCGTTACTGGTCCGTTACTGGTCTGTTACTGGTCCGTTCCCGGGCCGTTACTGGTCCGTTACTGGTCTGTTACTGGTCCGTTCCCGGGCCGTTCCTGGTCCGTTACTGGTCCGTTACTGGTCCGTTACTGGTCCGTTCCCGGGCTGTTCCTGGTCCGTTCCCGGGCCGTTACTGGTCCGTTACTGGTCCGTTCCCGGGCCGTTCCTGGTCTGTTCCCGGGCCGTTACTGGTCCGTTACTGGTCCGTTACTGGTCCGTTCCCGGGCCGTTACTGGTCTGTTACTGGTCCGTTACTGGTCCGTTACTGGTCCGTTCCCGGGCCGTTCCCGGTCCGTTACTGGTCCGTTACTGGTCCGTTACTGGTCTGTTACTGGTCCGTTCCCGGGCCGTTCCCGGTCCGTTACTGGTCCGTTACTGGTCTGTTACTGGTCCGTTCCCGGGCCGTTACTGGTCCGTTACTGGTCCGTTACTGGTCCGTTACTGGTCTGTTACTGGTCCGTTCCCGGGCCGTTACTGGTCCGTTACTGGTCCGTTACTGGTCCGTTCCCGGGCCGTTCCTGGTCTGTTCCCGGGCCGTTACTGGTCCGTTACTGGTCCGTTCCCGGGCCGTTCCTGGTCCGTTCCCGGGCCGTTACTGGTCTGTTACTGGTCCGTTACTGGTCCGTTACTGGTCCGTTCCCGGGCTGTTCCCGGGCCGTTACTGGTCCGTTACTGGTCCGTTACTGGTCTGTTACTGGTCCGTTCCCGGGCCGTTCCTGGTCCGTTACTGGTCTGTTACTGGTCCGTTCCCGGGCCGTTACTGGTCCGTTACTGGTCCGTTCCCGGGCCGTTCCTGGTCCGTTCCCGGGCCGTTACTGGTCCGTTACTGGTCCGTTCCCGGGCCGTTCCTGGTCCGTTCCCGGGCCGTTACTGGTCCGTTACTGGTCTGTTACTGGTCCGTTCCCGGGCCGTTCCTGGTCCGTTCCTGGTCCGttcccgccccccgcccccagcccggTTCCtctcccgtcccgtcccgtcccgtccggtcccggcggggccgcgcagGCGCAGCGCGGGGTCAGCGCcagagccgggccgggccggggcttCCACCGCCCGCGGGGCCacgggcgggggccggggggcgagGGTGGGCGAGGGGGTGCGAGGGGTGGGCgaggggtgtgcaaggggtgcgaggggtgtgcaagggggtgtggggggtgtggGCAAGGGGTGGGCAAATTGTGGGCAAGGGTGTGCGAGGGCTGCATaaggggtgtgcaaggggtgtgtggggggtgcAAGGGGTGGGTGTGAAGAGTGCGTGGGGTGTGCAAAGCGTGGGCAAGGGTGTGCGAGGGGTGTGCGAGGGTGTGCgaggggtgggtgggggtgggtgggggtgcGAGGGGTGGGCAAGGTGTGGCAAGGGTGTGCAAGGGTGTGCGAGGGGTGTGCGGGAGTGCATGGCGTGTGCAAGGGGTGGGCAAGGGTGTGCGAGGTGTGGGCAAGGGTGTGCAAGGGATTTGCGTGGGGTGGGCAAAGCGTGGGCAAGGGTGTGCGAGGGGCGTGCAAGGGATGGGCAAGGGTGTGcgaggggtgtgtgtggggagtGCtcgggggggtgtgtggggtgCGAGGGGTGTGCGAGGGGTGGGCAAATTGTGGGCAAGGGTGTGCGAGTGGTGTGCGTGGGGAGTGTGGGGTGTGCAAAGCGTGGGCAGGGGTGTGCGAGGGGTGGGCAAGGGCTGCACAAGGGGCGTGCGTGGGGAGCGCGTGGGGTGTGCGTGGGGTGCAAGGGGTATGCGAGAGGTGTGCAAGGGGGTGCAAGGGGTGGAGAAATTGTGGGCAAGGGGTGTGCGAGGGCTGCGTaaggggtgtgcaaggggtgtGTGCaaggggtgggtggggggtgcaaggggtgtgcaaggggtgggtgggggtgcGAGGGGTGGGCaaggggtgtgcaaggggtgtGTGGGGGTGCGAGGGGTGGGCAAGGTGTGGCAAGGGTGTGCGAGGGCGTGCGAGGGGTGTGCGTGGGGAGTGTGTggggtgctgggcagccctTTCCGGGCGGGATCGGTTCCTAATTTCCCacctgacccccccccccccgaggccGGTTCCTCTCGTCGGAGGGACCGGGGAGCAGGGACCGACCCCACCTCGCTGCGGCCCCGCCCAGGGGGTTTGGGAGGGCGAgggggtccccccccagccccctcctctccgGGCTGAACACCCCCCGTCCCtccgccgctccccccccccctcctgccccagaccCTTCCCCGCTccgctgcccttctctggccACGCTCCCGCCCCTCCACGTCTCTCGGggagtggggggcccaaaaTCACGCAGcagtcgaggtgcggcctcgCCAGCGCCCAGTGCGGGGGCACGgtcactgccccagtcctgctggccacgctattgctgatacaagccaagatggctttcttggccacctgggcacgctgctggctcacgttcaggcggctgtcgaccaacacccccgGGTCCTTCCCCACCGGGCactttccagccgctcttccccacGCCTGCAGCGTTGcgtggggttgctgtggcccaagcgcaggacccggcactgagccttgttgaaccccacGCAGTTGCCCTCGGCCCATGGacctgtccaggtccctctgcagagccttcgtcccctccagcagatcaaccctcccgcccagcttggtgtcatctgcaaactgaccgAGGGTGCGCTCGATCCCCTCGcccagatcattgatgaagacattaaacaggagtggccccagcaccgagccctggggacaccgcttgtgaccggccaccagcTGGAGCGAACTCCAGCCAGGTCTTCACCCAGCGAAGAGGACGCCCGTcccagccatgagcagccatTTTCTCCAGGAGAACGCGGTGGGGAACGGTGTCGAAGGCTTTACTGAggtctaggtagacaacatccacgGCCTTGCCGCCATGCGCGAGGCGGGTCGCCTTGGCgtaggagatcaggttggttgagcaggacctgcctttgcTAAACCCACactggctgggcctgatcccttGGTCATCCTCAGTGgccgtgtgatggcactggGGATGATCTGCTCCGTCAGCTTCCTCAGTACCAAGGGCAGGCTGACAGGGCTGTAGTTCCATCCCgttccaccccaccccaccccaccccaccccaccccatccccatcccaccccaccccatcccaccccatccccatccccaccccaccccatcccatccccaccccaccccaccccatcccaccccatccccatcccatccccaccccatcccaccccatccccatccccatccccaccccaccccaccccgtccccaccccaccccatgccccgccctgccccgccccaCAaagcccctccccgccccgccccctgcccataaagccccgcccctcccgccgctccccgccatGGCCCCCCGCAGCGGTACCGGTACCGCCGCCACCCCAAGCCGCCCTACTCCTACCTGGCGCTCATCGCCCTCGTCATccgcgccgcccccggccgccgcctcaAGCTCGCCCAGGTACcgacccccgggaccccgggacccccaccccccggggtccccccaggGCCCCAACCCCCTCCCCGGGACCCTCACCCCCGCGGGTCCCCCACCTCCGCACGCCCGTCCCGGGACCCCTgaccccccatccccctcccgCCATCCCCGGgagcccccgggacccccgacCCAcgccccccgggaccccgaTCCTTCCCCACCCAACCCGGCACCCCCGATCTCCCCTCCCGGCACCCACGGGACCCCTGATCCCCCTCCCGAGACCCCCGGCACCCACGCGaccctccccctcccagccACGGGACCGCGGGACCTCCCGACCCACGCCCCACCCGGGACCCCCTCCTCGCCAtccccccccgagcccccgaGCCCCCTACCCCCTCCCGGGACCCCGGggacccctccccagccccgggacCCTCCAGCTACGGGACCACGACTCCCCGGGCCCCCCGCTCCGCACCCCCTCCCGGGACCCCgagccccccggcaccccgggaCCCCGagcccccctctcccccgcccgcccgccccgtcgAAGCTGCGCCGCTTCCCGCCGGTTTTTAAAGGGGGGGTCCCGcacggcggggggcggccctGGCGGCGCCGGGGGTCTGTCGCCTCTGTCGCCTCTGTCGCCTCTATCGggccgcctcccctcccccacccgcCCGCTGTGGCGCGCCCCCTCCCCCACGCCCCCGGGGTGTCGCAGCCTGGGCccgggggacaccgggggagGGGTCCGCGGGAaagggggtccccagggtgcggGGGTGGGGGCCCCgctgggtgggtgggtgccgtggggtgggggtcccataAAGCGAGGGTTGGGCCGGGGGGTGGGTGGCGGATCCAGCCCtggggggggcgaggggctgggggtgtgggggtgttgGGGCCCCCCCTGACGCGGCCCCCCCAGATCATCCAGGGGATCCGcagcctcttcccctccttcgGGGGGGGCTACCAGGGCTGGAAGGACTCCGTGCGCCACAACCTCTCCTCCAACCCCTGCTTCGCCAAggtgggggcgcggggggcccCCGGGTGGGGGGGTCCCTCGGGatggggggccctggggtgggggccctggggtggggcagggctggagggcagctgggggtggggggggccctggggtggTCCCCTCGGGGTGGGGGGCCCATTgggatgggggtccctggggtggggggggtcccctggggggtccctgggggtggcagggctgggggcagctgggatAGGGGGTCCCTTGGGGatgggggtccttggggggtGGCTCTGGGtgtggggggcagctggggtgggggtccccggggtgtgtgtggggggtcCTCTCAGGACGGGGGTCCCTTGGGATGGGGGGTCCTGGGTCGGGGGGGTGCCCCATCAAAGGGGGATGCTTTGGCTCTGCAGGGCTTGGGGTGCTGCTTGGGGGGGGGTCTGGGTGTCCCTCCCCCGGGGTGCAGCCACGAGTGGGGGGGGGTGCAGCCACGAGTGGGGGGTGCCAGCCCGGGTCGTGCCCCCCCCCGCAGGTGCTGAAGGACCCGGCCAAGCCCAAGGCCAAGGGCAACTACTGGACGGTGGACGTGAGCCGCatcccccccgccgccctccggCTGCAGAACACGGCGGTGGCGCGGGGGGGGGCCACCACCTTCGCCCGGGACCTGGCCCCCTTCGTCCTACGGGGCCACCCCTACAGCTGCGGGGTCCCCAACCCCCcgaccccccctccccgtcgTCCCCGTGACGGCGGCGGCTTCTCCATCGCTTCCCTGCTCAGGGATTCCCCGGAAAGGGGGGACCCCCCGGACAAATCGGGGACCCCCCCTCCACCGGTACCTGCGGACCCCCCCGGCCAATTTATGGGGGTCTGCGCCCAtcctccacctccccaccccgccGACACCCCCTGGGTGcccctcctccagctccccccAGATTGGGCAGTTGGGGGGTCCGGTCTCCCATTTCTGacccccgggggtccccacgCCACCCCCTCCAGCCTGGGGGCAGCTCCCCACTTCCTACAGCACCGCCGTGGCCCCCAACGCCGTGGCCCCCCGAGTGGGGCCCCTTCCTCGCCCTGCGTTGGGGGTgctgcccccgggccccccacccccggggccCCCCGAGCCCGAGGGGGGGGTGCAGGCCATGCCCCCCAATAAAAGCATCTTCGACGTCTGGCTGAGCCACCCTGGGGACATCGTGCACCCCACGCTCCACGGCTAGCACCCCCCACCTTGAGATTTGGGGGGCTCTGACCCCCGGGGGGCAGGGTGGCAGCTGGACCCACCC
Above is a genomic segment from Ciconia boyciana chromosome 2, ASM3463844v1, whole genome shotgun sequence containing:
- the FOXH1 gene encoding forkhead box protein H1, which gives rise to MREAGRLGVGDQRYRYRRHPKPPYSYLALIALVIRAAPGRRLKLAQIIQGIRSLFPSFGGGYQGWKDSVRHNLSSNPCFAKVLKDPAKPKAKGNYWTVDVSRIPPAALRLQNTAVARGGATTFARDLAPFVLRGHPYSCGVPNPPTPPPRRPRDGGGFSIASLLRDSPERGDPPDKSGTPPPPVPADPPGQFMGVCAHPPPPHPADTPWLPTSYSTAVAPNAVAPRVGPLPRPALGVLPPGPPPPGPPEPEGGVQAMPPNKSIFDVWLSHPGDIVHPTLHG